The Microbispora sp. ZYX-F-249 genome segment CCGGCCACGGTCACGCTGCGGACGCCGGAGTGGTCGATGAGCGCGCCGCCGAGCAGCGAGCCGCCCGCGATGCCGATGTTGAAGGCCGAGCCGCTGCCGGCCGAGGCGATGTCGGTGCTGCCCGGGGCCACCTGCAGCGCGCGGCTGGCGATGGCCGCGGCGAGCGCGCTGAACGACATGCCCGTCAGGCAGAGGGCCACCACGGCCACCGCGTGCACGGCGCCGAAGGCGTACAGACCCAGCAGCGCGCACGTGATGATGGCCAGCGGCCCGACGAGGGCGGTCCTCGGCCGGCTGTCGAGCAGCCGGCCGACCACGATCGTTCCCGTGACCCCGGCGATCCCGGACGCGAGGAGCAACGGGCTGAGCGCGGCCGGGGCGAACCCGCCGAACTCCAGCAGGAACGGCGTGATGTAGGTGTACGCGGTCAGGTAGCCGCCCACACCGATGACGGTGGCGACGATCAGAAGCGCGTAGCGGCGGGCGTCCGGGGTCGCGCCGCGGCCCGGCTCGTGGCCGCCGTCGGCGCCGCCGCCCGTCTGCCGGCGGCCGGGCATCAGCGCCGCCACTGTGACGCACGTGACCAGGCCGACGGCGGCGGCCAGGGCGAACGCGGCCCGCCAGCCGACCTGCTGGCCGAGCCAGGTGCCGGCCGGGACGCCGAGGACGGGCCCGAGGGAGCTGCCGATCGACATCCGGGCGATCGCGCGCCCCCGGATCTCCGGGGGGAACATCGCCGCCGCGGCCGGGGTCGCGACCGACCAGAACAGCGCCTGGGTGGCCGCGACCAGCAGCCGGGCGGCCAGCAGCGTCGGATAGTTCGGCGCCACGGCGGTCAGCAGCATCCCCGCGACGAACACGGCCAGCGTGGCGGTGAGCAACCTGCGCCGCGGCACCCGCTGGGTCAGCCGGGTGAGCGGCAGCGAGGCCAGCACCACGACCGCGGCGTACCCGGTGACGAGCAGGCCCGTCTCGGACGGCGACCGGTCCAGGTCGGCCGCCATCACCGTGAGCAGCCCGATGGGCAGGACCTCGGCGGTGACGTAGGTGAAGGCGCCGACGGCGAGGGCGACCAGCGCCCACGCCGCACGGCGTTGCGTCGTAAGGTGCACCCGCTCCTCTTTCCCCCGATTCCGGCCAAAGACGTTTTACCGGACATACGGGAAAAGACGGGAATCGGTTACGACGGATTGAAGAAGACCATCAGGAAGAGGACGACGAGCCAGATAAGGGCACTGATGCCGGCAAGCGCCGCGATCCGCCCGGTCTGCACCTTCGCGTCGTCCTCCGGCGACTCGCTGGACAGCGCCGCGATGGCCGTACGCTGGTCACGCTCGACGATCACCAGGAGGACGGCCGCCACGACGAACAACGTCATCGACACCGACAGGTACGGCGCGCCGAGGGCGCTGCGGCCCAGCAACAGGCCGAACAGGAAGACCCCGATCGTGAGCAGGCCGAACAGCCGGGTCGCGCGGTGCAGATATCGCAGCACGCCCAGATCGCGCGCCCGGATGTAGCGCGGAGTGACGCTCGTGACCGCCGTGAGCGGACCGAGCGCGAAGATCGCGAACCCTATGTGCAGCCACAGCAGCAGATGGTCGAGAGGCGACATGGGCAGAGGCTATCGCCTGACTGATCGGCCCCGCAGTCGCCCGGACACGCTCGTCGCGGGACGCGTCGGACGCCGGGGCACACGCGGGAGCTACTTCCGGCGACGGGGGCGGTTGTGGACCGCCATCTCGAACAGCACCGTGGTGACGACCATGAGGACGACGAGGCCGACCGCTGCGAACATGGGAGCGCTCCTTCCACCGGCATGTGGAACGACCAGCGCGAACAGGGGATGCCTGTCTATCGTCCGCCGATTGCAACCCGGTCGGCAATCGATTATCGATTTCCCGGGGCCGCGGCCGTCCGTCTCCCCGCTCACGTCCGCCGCCCGGTGCCTTCCCGGTCCCCGCCGGTCCTGCGGCTTCGCGACACGCCCCCCGACCCGCGCCGATGTGCTTAGCCATGCCCGGCAGGCAGGCGGCGAACCGTCCACCGGTCCGCCTCCCGCGCGGAGCCGGCACCCGGCGCAGCGCGTGGACGGCCCCGACGCCGAGGACGACGACGCCGGCGTGCGTGTGACTCAGGCGGCCGCCGGCCGCCGGCTCGGCCGCTCAGCGGGTGCGGCGGGCGCGCAGGAAGTCGCTGACGACGTACTCGCCGAGGCGGTCGGCGCTGGCGGAGAAGACGCGGCCGCCGTTGCGGCGGGCGACCTCGTCCACGAACTCCCGCAGCCGGTCGTCGGCGGCCAGCATGAAGACGTTGATCGTCGCGCGCCGCCTGGTCATCTTGTCGACCTCGGCGAGCGTCAGCGTCAGCGTCTCCTGCGACGGCGGCCACTCGAAGCGCGGCACGCCGTTGCGCATCAGGTGCGCCGTCGGCTCGCCGTCGGTGACCACCAGGACCACCGGCTCGAAGTCCGGGTGGCGGTCGAGGTGCCGGCCCGCGATCAGCAGCGCGTGGTGCAGGTTCGTGCCCTGGACCATGTCCCATTCGAGCCCGGCCAGCTCGTCGGGCCGCAGCACCCGGGCGTAGTTCGAGAACCCGATGATCTGCACCGCGTCCTGGGGGAACTTCGAGGCGACCAGCGCCTGCAGGGCGAGCGCGGTCTGCTTGGCCGCCGCCCAGGTGCCGCGCAGGGCCATCGAGTAGGACAGGTCGACCAGCAGGCAGACGGCCGCCGCCGAGCGCCGCTCGGTCTCCACGACCTCGAAGTCGTCCACCGACAGGGTCACGGGCGCGCCCCCGCCCTGCCGTACGCCGTTGACGACCGTACGGACGACGTCGATGGGCTGCTCGTCGCCGAAGCGCCATGGGCGGGTCGAGCCGGTCGGCTCCCCGGCCGTGCCCGCGTCGCGCTGGTCGTGGTCGCCGCGGCGGCCCGAGTCGAGCGAGGCGAAGACGCGGCGCAGGGCGGTCTCCCCGAGGCGGCGTACGGCCTTGGGCGTGAGCTCCAGCTTGCCGCGGTTGCGCCGCAGGTAACCCTGGGCCTCCAGCTCGCGCTCGACCTGTCGCAGCGCCTCCAGGTCGTCCACGGCCGAGCGCCCGAGCGCCCGCC includes the following:
- a CDS encoding MFS transporter; amino-acid sequence: MHLTTQRRAAWALVALAVGAFTYVTAEVLPIGLLTVMAADLDRSPSETGLLVTGYAAVVVLASLPLTRLTQRVPRRRLLTATLAVFVAGMLLTAVAPNYPTLLAARLLVAATQALFWSVATPAAAAMFPPEIRGRAIARMSIGSSLGPVLGVPAGTWLGQQVGWRAAFALAAAVGLVTCVTVAALMPGRRQTGGGADGGHEPGRGATPDARRYALLIVATVIGVGGYLTAYTYITPFLLEFGGFAPAALSPLLLASGIAGVTGTIVVGRLLDSRPRTALVGPLAIITCALLGLYAFGAVHAVAVVALCLTGMSFSALAAAIASRALQVAPGSTDIASAGSGSAFNIGIAGGSLLGGALIDHSGVRSVTVAGALLTATALAALLCERWVAPARRSAPEPAAPARSAP